A window of Kineococcus sp. NBC_00420 genomic DNA:
CGCCTCGGGCGGACGCGGTCGGTCCTCCGGGTGGGCCCGGACGGCGAGGATCGCGCAATCGTCCTCGGGCGAATCGCCGACGAGTTCCACCACGAGCCGGTCCAGCAGTTCCTCCAGGGTGAGGCCGCCGCAGCGGCCCAGGACCCGGCGGAGGTCGGCGAGGCCATCGTCCAGGCTCCGGCCGCGGTGCTCGATGAGGCCGTCGGTGTAGAGGAGCACCGTGCTGCCCGGCGGCAGGAGGTGCACCTGGTCGGTGCGGACGGTCTCCGGGATCAGCCCGATGAGCAGTTCCGGCTCGGACTCCATGACCTCCGTGCCACCGTCGGCGGTCAGGACGACCGGCGGAGGATGGCCGGCGTTCGTCCAGCGGAGCCTGCGCAGCCCCTCCGCGGCGTCCTCCTCGGTCTGCTCGATGCGCGCCAGGACGAGGGTCGCGAGGCCCTCGACGTGCAGACCCGCGAGCGCCCGGTCGAGGCGGGACACGACCTCCGACGGAGGTTCCAGGCGGTCGAAGGCGAACGCGCGCAACAGACCTCGCAGCTGCCCCATGTGCCCCGCGGCGGTCATGTCGTGGCCGGTGACGTCGCCGATGACGACGGTGGTGGCCCCGTCGGGGAGGACGACGGCGTCGTACCAGTCCCCGCCCACGTACTCCCCCACCGCAGCGGGGACGTAGCGGGCGCGGATCTCGAGGTGGTCCGGCTCGGGCAACCGGGTCAGCATCGACTGCTGGAGGATCTCCGCGGCGCTGCGGCGTTCGCTGATGAGGGTCGCGCGCTGCACGGCCTGGGCGGTGTAGCCGGCCAGCGCCTGCAGCGCCGCCCGCTGCTCCGCGGAGAAGTCCTGAGCCTGGTCCCAGTAGAGGAAGACGGCGCCCACGACGTCGCGCCCGACGACGAGCGGGAGGTTCACCGTCGCCCCCAGGGAGGGCAGGACGGCGCGGGCCGGGAGGTCCGGGTGCACCGCGAGCAACTGCTCGCGGTCCCGGTGGAAGACCGCTCGCCGGGTGCGGACCGCGGCGGCCACCGGTGAGTCCTCGTCCCAGGCGACCCGGGCCCAGGAGGGGTTCATGCCGGCCGGCATGTGCTCCAGCGAGCTGAACCGGAGGTGCGTGCGGGCCGCGTCCGCCAGCAGCAGCCCACCGCCCGCGGCTCCGAGTTCCGCGGCCACGACGTCGGTGATCGTGGCGGCGACCTGGTCCACGGTGATCGTCGCGGTCAGAGCTTCGCTCAGCGTGAGCAGCAGCCGCCCGAAGCGGCCCGCGTCCTCGGCGGCGGCCTGGGCCGCGCGCGCGGCGGCGGCCTCGGCGAGGGCCGCGTCGCGCTGCTTCGCGGCCACCACCTGGCCGGTCACGTCGCTCTGGACGCTGACCCGGTGGATGAGGCGGCCCTCGGCGTCGAAGACCGGGGACACGACCACGTTGTTGTAGAACGCCGACCCGTCCTGGCGGTAGTTCAGCAGGACCTGGCTCACCGTCCTCCCGGCGGCGATGCCGGCGCGCAGGTTCGCGACGGCCTCGGGGTCGGTGTCCGGCCCCTGCAGGAAGCGGCAGTTGCGCCCCAGCACCTCCGCGGCGTCCCAGCCGGTGAGCTGCTCGAAGTTCCGGCTGACCCAGACGAGCGGTTCGTCCGGCGCGGCCGGGTCGCTGATGGCCATCGCGAGACCGCTGGAGAGCACCGAGCGGTGGGCCCGGTCGACCACGGCGGCGGCCCGGACCCCGGCCACGGCGTCGGGGAAGCGCACCGGCAGCAGCACCAGCAGCGAGCGCGCCCGCAACGGCAGCGGCGCGTCGTGCAACGGCATCCCGATGGCCCACAGCGCCTCCCGGGCCTCGGTCGCCTCCGACCGCAACGCCGCGCTGACCTGGCGGCCGGTGTCGGGATCACCCGCGGCGACCCGGGTGAGCGGGGTGCTGCTCGCGCTCAGCGGGCTTCCCGGGTCGACCTCGAGTCCCGCCGCGCGCGACCAGTCCTCGACGTCGAGGGGCAGCCGCACGTCCGGGGCCAGCTGGCGGGCCAGGTCGTTGACGTAGACGACCTTGGTCGACTCGGTGTCGACGAGCAGGACCGCCGCCGGGTAGTCGTGCACCACGGCGGGGAGTTGCCCGACACCGTCCGGCAACGCACCCGCAGGCTGATGACTCACGGTGGGAGCTTACGAGCGTCGCGCCCCGGCCGGCGCCGCCGCAGGCCGCCGGGGCCGCCCGACGCGCTGGACCGGCTCGACCGCTGCCGGCGAGGGAGGGTGTGACAGGGCCCCCCGGGAGGGCCGTTCCGGCAGTCCCCGACCGCCCCGGTCGTGTTCGACTGGCGTCGGTCCCGGAGTCGATCACGTAGTCGATACCCGGACCCCACCACCCTTTCGTCCGCGAGGAGAACGCACCGCATGACCACGACCGTGAAGGCCTACGCGGCCACCGCCGCCGACCAGCCGCTGACCCCGACCACCATCGAGCGTCGCGACGTCGGGCCGCACGACGTCCTGATCGACATCAAGTTCGCCGGCATCTGCCACTCCGACATCCACACCGCCCGCAGCGAGTGGGGCGCCACGAACTACCCGGTCGTCGTCGGCCACGAGATCGCCGGCATCGTCGCCGAGGTCGGCTCCGAGGTCACCAAGCACTCCGTCGGCGACCGCGTCGGCGTCGGCTGCATGGTCGACTCCTGCGGGGAGTGCGAGTACTGCACGGGCGGCGAGGAGCAGTTCTGCGTCAAGGGCAACGTCGGCACCTACGCCGGTGTCGGCAAGGACGGCGAGCCCACCCAGGGCGGCTACGCCCAGGCCATCGTCGTGACCGAGGACTTCGTGCTCCGGATCCCCGAGGGCATCGAGCTCGACGAGGCCGCGCCGCTGCTGTGCGCCGGGATCACCACGTACTCCCCGCTGCGCCACTGGAACGCGGGCCCCGGCAAGAAGGTCGCCGTCGTCGGCCTCGGCGGGCTCGGCCACATGGCCGTCAAGATCGCCGCCGCCATGGGCGCGGAGGTCACCGTCCTGTCGCAGTCGCTGAAGAAGCAGGAGGACGGGCTGCGCCTGGGCGCCACGCACTACCACGCGACGTCCGATGAGTCGACGTTCCAGGACCTCGCGAGTTCCTTCGACCTCATCGTGAACACGGTCAGCGCCGTCGTCGACCTCGACGCCTACCTCTCGCTGCTGCGCGTGGGCGGCACGATGGTGAACGTCGGGGCGCCGGAGAAGCCGTTGTCGCTCGCGGTGTTCTCGCTCATCATGGCGCGGCGTTCGCTCGCCGGTTCCCCCATCGGCGGGATCCGCGAGACCCAGGAGATGCTCGACTTCTGCGCCGAGCACCACCTCGGCGCCGAGATCGAGGTCATCGGCGCGGAGCAGGTGAACGAGGCCTACGAACGCGTGCTGGCCTCCGACGTCCGCTACCGGTTCGTCATCGACGTCAGCACGCTGGACTGACGCACCGACGTGCGGACGGCCGGTCCTCCCGCGGGAGGGCCGGCCGTCGTCGCGTCGATCAGCCCTGATCGTCCCGCGGGTTGAGGGACGCCGGATCGCCGTCCTGGTCCTGATCCTCCGAGCCCTCGTCGTCGCGCGCTCCGTCGCCGGACTCCTCGTCCCGGAGGTCGCGGGGGTTCAGCATCCCCGGGTCCGCGTCGGCGTCCGGCACTTCCGGGTTCTCTCCTGGTTCCTGCATGGCCCCACTGTGCGCCGCGCACGGTCCCGGCGCGCGGGGAACTCCAACGCGCGGCCCCGGTCACCGGCTCGTAGCGTCGCCACCATGCCCACCGACCTGTACACGGCCGACGTCACGGCGTCCGCCGGAACCGCCCGCTCCGACGACGGTCTGCTGGAACTCGACGTCCGCGAGGCGACGTCGAGCGACGACTCCGGCGCCACGAACCCCGAACAGCTGATGGCCGCGGCGCTGAGCACGTGCCTGCTGGAATCCCTGAAGATCGCCACCAGCACCGCCGGGGGCAGCACCGAGGGCGCTCAGGTGCGTTCCCGGGTCACGCTGGCCCAGGACGACGGCCCCGGGTACTCGGCCCGCTACGAACTCCTGGTCACCCTCCCCGACGCGGGCGCCGAGCCGGACGACGTCCTGCAGCAGGCCCTCTCGATCTGCCCCTTCACGAAGACGATCGACGCGACGAGCCTCGACGTGCACCTCGTCTGACGCGTTCGACGCCTGACGCGCTCGATGTCTGACGTGCTCGATCCCGGGGAGGTCCGCCGGGCCGCCGCCGCGATCGCGGCCGAGGACGAGGAACGGGCCGGGGTGGCGATGTTCCTCGGGTTGCAGCCCCCACCGCCCCGTCGCGACGACCCGGCGCACGCCGACGTGGACCTCGGTCGTCGCCTCGGCGTCGTCTGGGACGTCCTGGCCGCGGCGGATCCCGACGTCACCGTGCAGGACGCCCTCGCGGTGCTCGCCGACCTGGAGTTCCGGCCCGTCCGCGCCCGGGCGGGGAACGAGGTCCCGGGGCGGTTGGCCGCGTGGCGTCCCGAGGGGTGGCGGACACCTCCCCGGGCCGAACGCGACGCCGAGGCGGCCCGGGTCCGGGACGCCCTCGTCGGGGGGCGCCTCCTGCGCGTCGTGAACTACCACGACACCCCGCTCTCGCGGCAGGAGGAGTTCCGGGTGGAGCTCCAGGGCTACGCCGCCCGCTTCGATCCCGTGTCCGCCGCCGACGTCCTCGAGTTCTTCGCCACCGGACGGTGGCGCACCGGGCGACCGGGGATCGTCCCGGCGTTCTTCGACGGTTTCGCCAGCGCGGTGCGCTGCGCTGCCCCGCTGCTGGCCGAGACGGGACTGACCGGCTGGTTCTACCCGCCCACGGAGTTCCTGGACGTGCGCCCGGGCGACCAGCAGGAGTTCGCCCGTACCCACGACTACGGCGTGCTCGAAAACCCCGGGGACCGGCTCGCCATGACCTGGGACGAACTCGCCCACCTCGCCGAGGACCACGAGGTGTGCGGGCACACGGCCACCCACGCGGCGTCGCCCGACGTGGTGAGCGACGACGACGTCGACCGGCAGGTGCGTGAACCTGTCCGTCGGCTCACCGAGGTCTGCGGGCGGACGCCCGCGGCGTGGGCCTGGCTGGGCGGTACCCCCTTCGACCCCGGTGCGCCCGGGGACCGCGCGGTGCTGGCCGCGGGGATCCCGTTGCTGACCTCGAACACGACGCTGGAACGCCTACCGTCCTGACGGCCGGACGACCGGAGGGTTCACTTCAGCCCGCTGCGGGAGATGCCGGCCACGAACTGCCGTTGGGCGACGCCGAAGAGGACGAGCACGGGCAGGATCGAGACCAGCGCGCCGGCCATCAGCGCCGGGTAGTCCGTCGTGTACTGCCCCTGCAGGAACGACAACCCCACCGGCAACGTGTACAGGTCGGGGTCGCGCAACGCGACCAGCGGCCAGGCGAACTCGTTCCACCGGTACATGAACGTCATGACCAGCAGCACCGCGATCAGCGGCCGCGACAACGGCAGCACGATCGACCACAACGTGCGGAACTGTCCCGCCCCGTCCAGCTGCGCCGCCTCGAGCAGTTCGTCCGGCAGCGACAGGAAGTACTGCCGGGCCAGGAACACCCCGAAGGCCTCCGCGGACCGCGGGACGATGACGGCCCAGTAGGAGTTGATCCAGCCCAGGTCGTTGACCAGGTCGAACTGCGGGATGAGCAACGTCTGGATGGGGATCATCAGGGTCGCGAGGATCAGGAAGAACACCACCGAGCGGCCGGGGAACCGGTGCTTGGCCAGCACGTACCCGGCTGTGACGTCCACGACGATGGTGATCACGACAGCCACCACGGCGATCGCGAACGAGTTCTGCAACCACTGCAGGACGGGGAAGTCCGTCAGCGCCCGGCGGAAACCCCCGAGGTCGACGCCGTGCGGCAGCAGGGAGACGCGGCCGGCGACGAGGTCGGCGCGGGAGGAGAGGGCCGTGACGACCATCCAGTACAGCGGGAAGACCCACACCAGGGCCAGGACGAGGACGACGACGAACCGCGGCCACCGCCTGGCCGGTCCCCGCGCGGTCGTCGTGGCCGAGCGCTGGACCCGCAGGTCGTGGGTGCGCGTGGAGGTGCTCACGACTCCTCCTCGCTCCGGGCCTGGATCCGCCACCACAGCAGGGTGGCGAGCAGGATCACGAGGAAGACGACGACCCCGATCGCGGAGCCGTAGCCCTGACGACGGGCCTGGAAACCCTGGGTGTAGGCGTAGGTGACGAGGATGTCCGTCGCTCCCGCCGGCCCACCCCCGGTCATGACGCGGACGACGTCGAACACCTGGAACACCTCGATCACCATGAGGACCGTGACGAAGAACGTGGTGGGGCGCAGCAGCGGCCAGCTCACGAACCGGATCCGTTGCCACCGGGAGGCTCCGTCGAGTTCCGCGGCCTCCAGGAGGTCCCCGTCGATGCCCTGCAGAGCGCTGAGGTAGAGGACCACGACGAGTCCGGTGCGCGCCCAGAAGAGCATCACGAACACCGAGACCGCCGCGGCGGTCCCGCCCGACTGCCAGTCCGGGGCGGGCAAACCCCAGCCGGAGAGGGTGCGGTCGACGATGCCGACGTTCTCGTCGAAGATCCAGCGCCCGGCCATCGCGACCACGACCCCCGAGATCACGTAGGGGGCGAGGAACAGCGCGCGGAAGATCCCGCGGGCCGGCAACCGGTCCCGCAGCAGCAGCGCGATGCCGAACCCGGCCGCGATGCTCGTCGGCACCGAGACGAGCGCGAGCAGACCGGTGTTGCCCGCGGCCCGCCAGAACGACGGGTCGCCCACCATCCGGGTGTAGTTCTGCAGGCCGACGAAGTCGGCGGTGCCGATGCCCGTCGAGTTCGTGAGCGAGATCCGCACGGCCTGCACCAACGGCCAGAGCACGAACAGACCGAACAGGACGAGCGCCGGCGTGAGCAGCGCGTAGGAGACCCCCCAGCGCCGGACGGCGGCCGCCCGGCGCCCGCCCGCCGGCCGGACCGCGAGCGGAGCGACGCTCTGGCTCACGACGTGAGGACCGACTGCACGCCGGCGACGAGCTGCGCCAGGGCCGCCCGGTCGTCGTCGCTGCCGAGGAAGACGGCGTCGAGGCGGTCGGCG
This region includes:
- a CDS encoding SpoIIE family protein phosphatase, which gives rise to MSHQPAGALPDGVGQLPAVVHDYPAAVLLVDTESTKVVYVNDLARQLAPDVRLPLDVEDWSRAAGLEVDPGSPLSASSTPLTRVAAGDPDTGRQVSAALRSEATEAREALWAIGMPLHDAPLPLRARSLLVLLPVRFPDAVAGVRAAAVVDRAHRSVLSSGLAMAISDPAAPDEPLVWVSRNFEQLTGWDAAEVLGRNCRFLQGPDTDPEAVANLRAGIAAGRTVSQVLLNYRQDGSAFYNNVVVSPVFDAEGRLIHRVSVQSDVTGQVVAAKQRDAALAEAAAARAAQAAAEDAGRFGRLLLTLSEALTATITVDQVAATITDVVAAELGAAGGGLLLADAARTHLRFSSLEHMPAGMNPSWARVAWDEDSPVAAAVRTRRAVFHRDREQLLAVHPDLPARAVLPSLGATVNLPLVVGRDVVGAVFLYWDQAQDFSAEQRAALQALAGYTAQAVQRATLISERRSAAEILQQSMLTRLPEPDHLEIRARYVPAAVGEYVGGDWYDAVVLPDGATTVVIGDVTGHDMTAAGHMGQLRGLLRAFAFDRLEPPSEVVSRLDRALAGLHVEGLATLVLARIEQTEEDAAEGLRRLRWTNAGHPPPVVLTADGGTEVMESEPELLIGLIPETVRTDQVHLLPPGSTVLLYTDGLIEHRGRSLDDGLADLRRVLGRCGGLTLEELLDRLVVELVGDSPEDDCAILAVRAHPEDRPRPPEAGPGRIS
- a CDS encoding NAD(P)-dependent alcohol dehydrogenase; protein product: MTTTVKAYAATAADQPLTPTTIERRDVGPHDVLIDIKFAGICHSDIHTARSEWGATNYPVVVGHEIAGIVAEVGSEVTKHSVGDRVGVGCMVDSCGECEYCTGGEEQFCVKGNVGTYAGVGKDGEPTQGGYAQAIVVTEDFVLRIPEGIELDEAAPLLCAGITTYSPLRHWNAGPGKKVAVVGLGGLGHMAVKIAAAMGAEVTVLSQSLKKQEDGLRLGATHYHATSDESTFQDLASSFDLIVNTVSAVVDLDAYLSLLRVGGTMVNVGAPEKPLSLAVFSLIMARRSLAGSPIGGIRETQEMLDFCAEHHLGAEIEVIGAEQVNEAYERVLASDVRYRFVIDVSTLD
- a CDS encoding OsmC family protein translates to MPTDLYTADVTASAGTARSDDGLLELDVREATSSDDSGATNPEQLMAAALSTCLLESLKIATSTAGGSTEGAQVRSRVTLAQDDGPGYSARYELLVTLPDAGAEPDDVLQQALSICPFTKTIDATSLDVHLV
- a CDS encoding carbohydrate ABC transporter permease — translated: MSTSTRTHDLRVQRSATTTARGPARRWPRFVVVLVLALVWVFPLYWMVVTALSSRADLVAGRVSLLPHGVDLGGFRRALTDFPVLQWLQNSFAIAVVAVVITIVVDVTAGYVLAKHRFPGRSVVFFLILATLMIPIQTLLIPQFDLVNDLGWINSYWAVIVPRSAEAFGVFLARQYFLSLPDELLEAAQLDGAGQFRTLWSIVLPLSRPLIAVLLVMTFMYRWNEFAWPLVALRDPDLYTLPVGLSFLQGQYTTDYPALMAGALVSILPVLVLFGVAQRQFVAGISRSGLK
- a CDS encoding carbohydrate ABC transporter permease; the encoded protein is MSQSVAPLAVRPAGGRRAAAVRRWGVSYALLTPALVLFGLFVLWPLVQAVRISLTNSTGIGTADFVGLQNYTRMVGDPSFWRAAGNTGLLALVSVPTSIAAGFGIALLLRDRLPARGIFRALFLAPYVISGVVVAMAGRWIFDENVGIVDRTLSGWGLPAPDWQSGGTAAAVSVFVMLFWARTGLVVVLYLSALQGIDGDLLEAAELDGASRWQRIRFVSWPLLRPTTFFVTVLMVIEVFQVFDVVRVMTGGGPAGATDILVTYAYTQGFQARRQGYGSAIGVVVFLVILLATLLWWRIQARSEEES